The following coding sequences are from one Mesorhizobium onobrychidis window:
- a CDS encoding helix-turn-helix domain-containing protein — protein sequence MAKKASNFRNGAAAKAKPSPKGVAMIRTPLTQDPHAVRDTREKVLEVAIGREVRAFRKKLGITVADLAAATDISLGMLSKIENGITSPSLTTLQALSRALGVPVTAFFRRFEEERSAVFVKAGEGLDVERRGTRAGHQYNLLGHIGSNTSGVVVEPYLITLTEDSDVFPTFQHEGMEFLYMLEGEVTYRHGNNLYPMKPGDSLFFDADAPHGPEVLTQLPMRYLSIICYPQSSAG from the coding sequence ATGGCGAAGAAAGCTTCCAATTTCAGGAATGGGGCAGCCGCCAAGGCCAAGCCATCGCCGAAGGGCGTGGCAATGATCCGGACGCCACTGACCCAGGACCCGCACGCTGTTCGCGACACCCGCGAAAAAGTCCTGGAGGTGGCGATCGGCCGCGAGGTGCGGGCGTTTCGCAAAAAACTCGGCATCACCGTCGCCGATCTTGCGGCTGCCACCGACATTTCGCTTGGCATGCTGTCGAAGATCGAAAACGGCATCACCTCGCCGTCGCTGACCACTTTGCAGGCGTTGTCGCGGGCGCTCGGCGTTCCGGTCACCGCCTTCTTTCGCCGCTTCGAGGAAGAGCGCAGCGCCGTCTTCGTCAAGGCCGGCGAAGGCCTCGACGTCGAGCGGCGCGGCACGCGTGCCGGCCACCAGTACAATCTGCTCGGCCATATCGGCTCCAACACCAGCGGCGTCGTCGTCGAGCCTTATCTGATCACGCTGACCGAGGATTCCGATGTGTTTCCGACATTCCAGCACGAAGGCATGGAGTTCCTCTACATGCTTGAAGGCGAGGTTACCTACCGCCACGGCAACAACCTCTATCCGATGAAGCCCGGCGACAGCCTGTTCTTCGACGCCGATGCGCCGCACGGACCGGAAGTGCTGACGCAACTGCCGATGCGCTATCTCTCGATCATCTGCTATCCGCAAAGCAGCGCGGGTTGA
- a CDS encoding heme-dependent oxidative N-demethylase family protein, which produces MGITFRNETFRNDFTFRNSPEHIRRFPFPFHEDSYMYAVNIEPHVVGPKGSVLENLIDVDEHYVAEMQDRALVLAEDPLRCQSLPHMTLAGWDLLELLMEQQALGYPEHFTLTRDGDRWRWINRPLGIDDSFTFGDVSTLPYGPMEYITRQSQGDFCILDQRDGNLWMDAGMVTTQADWSLDFDIGMNFFEWHAPVPLAHEKGIFVRALKFLTNIQQGKPARRLNWTMTINPRLDTSPENYHKWGPDRTTVTPENVGDKVHLRVELQSFWRLPRSNGIVFPIRCYLIKMDELVTQPKWARRLHRVIRDLPEELANYKGLTRYRATLVEWLSKLDDGSPTSPGFGPD; this is translated from the coding sequence TTGGGCATCACCTTTCGTAACGAAACGTTCCGTAACGATTTTACCTTCAGGAACAGCCCGGAGCACATCAGGCGGTTCCCATTCCCGTTCCACGAAGACAGCTATATGTACGCGGTCAATATAGAGCCGCATGTCGTCGGGCCGAAGGGCAGCGTGCTCGAAAACCTGATCGACGTCGACGAGCACTATGTCGCCGAAATGCAGGACCGCGCGCTGGTGCTGGCGGAGGACCCGCTGCGCTGCCAGTCGCTGCCGCACATGACGCTGGCGGGCTGGGACCTGCTCGAACTTCTGATGGAACAGCAGGCTTTAGGCTATCCCGAGCATTTCACGCTGACGCGCGACGGCGACAGATGGCGCTGGATAAACCGGCCGCTCGGCATCGACGACAGCTTCACCTTCGGCGACGTGTCGACACTGCCCTATGGGCCGATGGAATACATCACGCGCCAATCACAAGGCGATTTCTGCATCCTCGACCAGCGCGACGGCAATCTGTGGATGGATGCCGGCATGGTCACCACCCAGGCCGACTGGTCGCTCGATTTCGACATCGGCATGAACTTCTTCGAATGGCACGCGCCGGTGCCGCTGGCGCATGAGAAGGGCATATTCGTCCGGGCGCTAAAATTCCTCACCAACATCCAGCAAGGCAAGCCGGCGCGGCGCCTGAACTGGACGATGACCATCAATCCGCGCCTCGACACCAGTCCGGAAAATTATCACAAATGGGGTCCGGACCGGACGACGGTGACGCCCGAAAACGTTGGCGACAAGGTCCATCTGCGCGTCGAATTGCAGAGCTTCTGGCGGCTGCCGCGCTCGAACGGCATCGTCTTCCCGATCCGCTGCTACCTGATCAAAATGGACGAGCTGGTGACGCAGCCGAAATGGGCGCGCCGCCTGCACCGCGTCATCCGCGACCTTCCCGAAGAACTCGCCAACTACAAAGGCCTGACACGCTACCGCGCGACGCTGGTCGAATGGCTTTCGAAGCTCGACGACGGCAGCCCGACGAGCCCGGGGTTTGGCCCGGATTGA
- a CDS encoding PDR/VanB family oxidoreductase, whose protein sequence is MSTGTTKLDVVVSDVVPVNELVTRFHFRRRDGQLLPTFSGGAHVVVEMRDGERTRLNPYSLMGSPLDTREYTISVRRDDVGRGGSLFMHRHVRPGMEMVISYPVNLFSLDLRARKHLMLAGGIGITPFMAQTAQLAAEGGNFELHYTCRTASLGTYADVLRERYDRRVRLYHDDRDERIELDRLLSSQPLGTHLYVCGPSGMIGWVCDRAAALGWPAETVHFEHFAAPQPGAPFDVTLAVSGKTIRVGEQQSLLEAIEAAGVDPPYLCRGGVCGQCETNVIAHDGKFIHNDHWLSEQEHRSCKKIMPCVSRFEGGSLVLER, encoded by the coding sequence ATGAGCACTGGCACCACCAAGCTTGACGTCGTGGTGAGCGATGTCGTCCCGGTCAACGAATTGGTGACGCGCTTTCATTTCCGCAGGCGCGACGGGCAGCTTTTACCGACATTTTCCGGCGGCGCTCATGTTGTGGTGGAGATGCGCGACGGCGAGCGGACCAGGCTCAACCCCTATTCGCTGATGGGCTCGCCGCTCGACACGCGCGAGTACACGATTTCGGTGCGCCGCGACGATGTTGGCCGCGGCGGCTCGCTGTTCATGCACAGGCATGTCAGGCCCGGCATGGAGATGGTGATCAGCTATCCGGTCAATCTGTTCTCGCTCGACCTGCGCGCCAGAAAGCATTTGATGCTGGCCGGCGGCATCGGCATCACGCCGTTCATGGCGCAGACCGCGCAGCTGGCGGCGGAAGGCGGCAATTTCGAGCTGCACTACACCTGCCGCACCGCATCGCTCGGCACCTATGCCGATGTGCTGAGAGAGCGCTACGACCGCCGGGTCAGGCTCTATCACGACGATCGCGACGAGCGCATCGAGCTCGACCGGCTGCTGTCGTCGCAGCCGCTTGGCACGCATCTCTACGTCTGCGGCCCGTCCGGCATGATCGGCTGGGTGTGCGATCGCGCCGCTGCGCTGGGCTGGCCGGCGGAAACCGTGCATTTCGAGCATTTCGCCGCGCCGCAGCCCGGCGCGCCGTTCGACGTGACGCTGGCGGTCAGCGGCAAGACGATCCGCGTCGGCGAGCAGCAGAGCCTGCTCGAGGCGATCGAGGCGGCAGGCGTCGATCCGCCCTATCTCTGCCGCGGCGGCGTCTGCGGCCAGTGCGAGACCAATGTCATCGCGCATGACGGCAAATTCATCCACAACGACCACTGGCTGAGCGAGCAAGAGCACCGATCCTGCAAGAAAATCATGCCTTGCGTGTCGCGCTTCGAGGGCGGGTCGCTGGTGCTGGAAAGATAG
- a CDS encoding dimethylamine monooxygenase subunit DmmA family protein → MAAKSIISRPVYGTLSPQPGKHHLFVADAEGGLAISDLAAKAPAGFFADAHIIFIPGNDGKHVAALEALKPAQFYQGPTFASALPRLKQTLANAHMGLRLYLAGTEGLIGQAMQAALEAGIDHTSIQTEHRGSLARRIQCVHCKGITENVTTQLATCSHCGLLLLVRDHYSRRLAAFQGVCINAEDRSEIPPTEEIFR, encoded by the coding sequence ATGGCAGCGAAAAGCATCATCAGCCGGCCGGTCTACGGAACCCTGTCGCCGCAGCCCGGCAAGCACCATCTTTTCGTGGCGGATGCAGAAGGTGGGCTGGCGATATCAGACCTGGCCGCCAAGGCGCCGGCGGGCTTCTTTGCCGATGCCCACATCATCTTCATCCCCGGCAATGACGGCAAGCATGTCGCGGCGCTCGAGGCGCTGAAGCCGGCGCAGTTCTACCAGGGGCCTACCTTCGCCAGCGCCTTGCCGCGGCTGAAGCAGACGCTCGCCAACGCGCATATGGGCCTGCGCCTCTATCTCGCCGGCACCGAGGGGCTGATCGGCCAGGCGATGCAGGCGGCGCTCGAAGCCGGCATCGACCACACCTCGATCCAGACCGAGCACCGCGGCTCGCTGGCGCGCCGCATCCAATGCGTCCATTGCAAGGGCATCACCGAGAACGTGACGACACAGCTGGCGACCTGTTCGCATTGTGGCCTGCTTCTTCTGGTACGCGATCACTATTCCAGGCGCCTGGCGGCATTCCAGGGCGTCTGCATCAATGCGGAAGACCGCAGCGAAATTCCTCCGACGGAGGAGATCTTTCGATGA
- a CDS encoding aminomethyltransferase family protein, with amino-acid sequence MTASWRFSTLADRHRALGSKLEDWSGMGTAWTYDKDADEEYIAIRTKAGLMDVSGLKKVHITGPHASHLIDLATTRDVEKIYPGKSAYACMLNEAGKFTDDCILYRTGPNAWMVVHGSGTGHEELQRAAMGRDVSLRFDDNLHDLSLQGPTSVDYLAKHVPGIRDLNYFHHMQTRLFGFPVMISRTGYTGERGYEIFCRGQDAGTIWDTILDEGKSAGIIPCRFTTLDMLRVESYLLFYPYDNSQKYPFENEGPGDTLWELGLDFTVSPGKTGFRGAEEHYRLKGKERFKIFGVLLEGREPADEGAPVYRDGKKVGVVTCAMYSPLVKKSMGIARLDVDCAVQGTRLEIRNQSGAISATAEPLPFDDPKKTKRTAKG; translated from the coding sequence ATGACCGCATCCTGGAGATTTTCGACCTTGGCGGATCGCCATCGTGCGCTTGGTTCGAAGCTCGAAGACTGGAGCGGGATGGGCACCGCCTGGACCTACGACAAGGACGCCGACGAGGAATACATCGCCATCCGCACCAAGGCCGGGCTGATGGACGTGTCGGGCCTGAAGAAGGTCCACATCACTGGGCCGCATGCCTCGCATCTGATCGACCTGGCGACGACGCGCGACGTGGAAAAGATCTATCCCGGCAAGTCGGCCTATGCCTGCATGCTGAACGAGGCCGGCAAGTTCACCGACGACTGCATCCTTTACCGCACCGGCCCGAATGCCTGGATGGTCGTGCATGGTTCGGGCACCGGCCATGAGGAGTTGCAGCGGGCCGCCATGGGTCGCGATGTCTCGCTGCGCTTCGACGACAATCTGCACGACCTGTCGCTGCAGGGGCCGACATCAGTCGATTATCTGGCAAAGCATGTGCCGGGCATTCGCGACCTCAACTATTTCCACCACATGCAGACCCGGCTGTTCGGTTTTCCCGTGATGATCTCGCGCACCGGCTACACCGGCGAACGCGGCTACGAGATCTTCTGCCGTGGCCAGGACGCCGGCACCATCTGGGACACCATCCTCGACGAAGGCAAGAGCGCCGGTATCATCCCGTGCCGGTTCACCACGCTCGATATGCTGCGCGTCGAGAGCTACCTTTTGTTCTACCCCTACGACAATTCGCAGAAATATCCGTTCGAGAACGAAGGCCCCGGCGACACACTGTGGGAGCTCGGCCTCGACTTCACCGTCAGTCCCGGCAAGACTGGCTTTCGCGGCGCCGAGGAGCACTATCGCCTCAAGGGCAAAGAACGCTTCAAGATCTTCGGCGTGCTGCTCGAAGGCAGGGAGCCGGCCGACGAGGGCGCGCCGGTCTATCGCGACGGCAAAAAAGTCGGCGTGGTGACCTGTGCCATGTATTCGCCGCTGGTCAAGAAATCGATGGGCATTGCCCGGCTCGACGTCGACTGCGCCGTCCAGGGCACCAGGCTCGAGATCCGCAACCAGAGTGGCGCCATCAGCGCGACGGCTGAGCCGCTTCCGTTCGATGATCCGAAGAAGACCAAGCGCACGGCGAAAGGCTGA
- a CDS encoding ammonium transporter — protein sequence MEGNLNALTTIFTEFYYWVTIVMMFLIHVGFCMYEVGVSRRRNHLKTLMKNAMAIPLVTITFYFFGWWIYFGFPNGPGIAGGLVTAPFAEPWNPLMGTHLSGVNPGETGVTPTDAALWHRLNGVFWGAFLFSITTASIISGSIIERVRSGAFWIVAVLVGSVLWILDASWGWHPQGWMVKLWGYHDAYASGVVHAIAGGAALAFLIVLGPRIGKFKPDGTAREIPPHNVWLVTIGLFLIFTGFWGFYAACNIPLISPATIAGQITGETWTATNIYLAPTTLSAITFNFLMSLSGGMLAGYIVSKGDPFWTFSMGLCGVISTSAGNDLYHPIQALLIGAIVPSICYKLHYFVERRFKIDDAVGAVAVHGYGGFLGVVVAGFMLWGQPSSPYEGFAHINPLGNFAGAVLMFVLGFVPTFIVCKILNSMNLLRVPAKVELEGVDFALNHAFEASVREVGAAEKAMIK from the coding sequence ATGGAAGGGAATCTCAACGCTCTAACGACCATTTTCACGGAATTCTATTACTGGGTGACCATCGTCATGATGTTCCTGATCCATGTCGGGTTCTGCATGTACGAGGTCGGCGTGTCGCGTCGGCGCAATCATCTGAAAACGCTCATGAAGAACGCGATGGCGATTCCGCTCGTCACGATCACCTTCTATTTTTTCGGCTGGTGGATCTATTTCGGCTTCCCCAATGGGCCGGGCATCGCCGGCGGACTTGTCACCGCACCATTTGCCGAGCCATGGAATCCGCTGATGGGCACCCATCTCTCCGGTGTCAATCCAGGCGAGACCGGGGTCACGCCTACCGATGCCGCGCTGTGGCATCGCCTCAACGGCGTGTTCTGGGGCGCCTTCCTGTTTTCCATCACGACGGCGTCGATCATCTCGGGTTCGATCATAGAGCGCGTGCGCTCGGGTGCGTTCTGGATCGTCGCGGTGCTGGTCGGTTCGGTCCTGTGGATCCTCGACGCATCCTGGGGCTGGCATCCGCAAGGCTGGATGGTGAAACTCTGGGGCTACCATGACGCCTATGCATCGGGGGTCGTGCACGCGATCGCGGGCGGAGCGGCGCTCGCCTTTCTCATCGTGCTTGGTCCGCGCATTGGCAAGTTCAAGCCCGACGGCACGGCGCGCGAGATCCCGCCCCATAATGTTTGGCTGGTCACTATCGGCCTGTTCCTGATCTTCACCGGCTTCTGGGGCTTCTATGCCGCATGCAACATTCCGCTGATCAGCCCGGCCACGATTGCCGGCCAGATCACCGGCGAGACCTGGACGGCGACCAACATCTATCTCGCGCCGACGACGCTTTCGGCGATCACCTTCAACTTCCTGATGTCGCTGTCGGGCGGTATGCTGGCCGGCTACATCGTCTCCAAAGGCGACCCGTTCTGGACGTTTTCGATGGGGCTGTGCGGCGTTATCTCAACCTCGGCCGGCAACGACCTCTATCACCCGATCCAGGCACTGCTGATCGGCGCGATCGTCCCGAGCATCTGCTATAAGCTGCACTATTTCGTCGAGCGCCGCTTCAAGATCGACGATGCGGTGGGCGCCGTCGCCGTGCACGGTTACGGCGGCTTCCTCGGGGTCGTGGTGGCGGGCTTTATGCTGTGGGGACAGCCGTCCTCGCCCTATGAGGGCTTCGCGCACATCAACCCGCTCGGCAATTTCGCTGGTGCGGTGCTGATGTTCGTGCTCGGCTTCGTCCCCACCTTCATAGTTTGCAAGATCCTCAACAGCATGAACCTCCTGCGCGTACCGGCGAAGGTGGAACTCGAGGGCGTCGACTTTGCCCTTAACCATGCGTTTGAGGCGTCGGTCCGCGAAGTGGGAGCCGCCGAAAAAGCCATGATCAAATAG
- a CDS encoding class II glutamine amidotransferase — MCGIVGLFLKDKSLEPRLGSMLSEMLISLSDRGPDSAGIAIYGAPSGNEAKITIQSAKPEHDFRNLDAELARAIGTPVNIAVKSTHAVVRTTPDKIDEVREAIQALRPDIRTMGAGDVVEIYKEVGLPEAVVDRFDVRSMTGTHGIGHTRMATESAVTTMGAHPFSTGADQCLVHNGSLSNHNNVRRELIREGMKFETENDTEVAAAYLSSQMAHGKNLGEALEGTLSDLDGFFTFVVGTKNGFGVVRDPIACKPAVMAETDQYVAFGSEYRALTKLPGIDNARVWEPEPATVYFWEH, encoded by the coding sequence ATGTGCGGAATCGTCGGACTGTTTTTGAAGGACAAGTCGCTCGAGCCCCGGCTCGGCTCGATGCTTTCGGAGATGCTGATCTCGCTCAGCGATCGCGGTCCCGACAGCGCCGGCATCGCCATCTATGGAGCGCCATCCGGCAACGAGGCCAAGATCACCATCCAGTCGGCCAAGCCGGAGCACGATTTCCGCAACCTCGACGCCGAACTCGCCAGGGCGATCGGAACGCCGGTGAACATCGCAGTGAAATCGACGCATGCGGTCGTCAGGACCACGCCCGACAAGATCGATGAAGTGCGCGAGGCCATCCAGGCGCTGCGCCCCGATATCCGCACCATGGGCGCCGGCGACGTCGTCGAAATCTACAAGGAGGTCGGCTTGCCCGAAGCGGTCGTCGATCGCTTCGACGTGCGCAGCATGACCGGTACGCACGGCATCGGCCACACCCGTATGGCGACGGAATCGGCGGTGACGACGATGGGCGCGCATCCGTTCTCGACCGGCGCCGACCAGTGTCTGGTGCATAATGGCTCGCTCTCCAATCACAACAATGTCCGTCGCGAGCTGATCCGCGAAGGCATGAAATTCGAGACCGAGAACGACACCGAAGTCGCGGCCGCCTATCTCTCCTCGCAGATGGCGCATGGCAAGAATCTCGGCGAGGCGCTGGAAGGCACGCTGAGCGACCTCGACGGCTTCTTCACCTTTGTCGTTGGCACCAAGAACGGCTTCGGCGTGGTGCGCGATCCGATCGCCTGCAAGCCTGCCGTCATGGCCGAGACCGACCAGTATGTCGCCTTCGGCTCGGAATATCGCGCGCTCACCAAGCTGCCCGGCATAGATAATGCGAGGGTCTGGGAACCCGAGCCCGCAACCGTCTATTTCTGGGAGCATTGA
- a CDS encoding GXGXG domain-containing protein: protein MSAINVSKVLDQSHASRVFDLAEMPLRELNRALHNLTLGSNETAWEVLNPKGSHSVAVGVDQPVTIDVRGSVGYYCGGMNDGSAITVHGSAGPGVGENMMSGSITVKGDASQYAGATGRGGLLVIEGNASSRCGISMKGIDIVVHGNIGHMSAFMAQSGNLVVLGDAGDALGDSIYEARLFVRGKVGSLGADCIAKEMRSEHLELLQGLLDRAGVTGVKAAEFTRYGSARTLYNFNIDNADAY, encoded by the coding sequence ATGTCGGCAATCAACGTCTCCAAGGTACTCGACCAGAGCCATGCGTCACGAGTCTTCGACCTGGCCGAGATGCCGCTGCGCGAGCTCAACCGGGCGCTTCATAATTTGACCCTCGGTTCGAACGAGACCGCCTGGGAAGTGCTCAATCCGAAAGGCAGCCATTCGGTCGCCGTCGGCGTCGACCAGCCGGTCACTATCGATGTCCGCGGCAGTGTCGGCTATTATTGCGGCGGCATGAACGACGGCAGCGCCATCACCGTGCATGGCTCGGCCGGACCCGGCGTTGGCGAAAACATGATGTCGGGTTCGATAACGGTGAAAGGCGACGCCAGCCAATATGCCGGCGCCACCGGTAGGGGCGGGCTGCTGGTCATTGAGGGTAACGCGTCGTCGCGCTGCGGCATTTCGATGAAGGGCATCGACATCGTCGTACATGGCAATATCGGCCACATGTCGGCCTTCATGGCGCAGTCCGGCAATCTGGTGGTGCTGGGCGATGCCGGCGACGCGCTCGGCGATTCCATCTACGAGGCGCGGCTCTTCGTGCGCGGCAAGGTCGGCAGCCTCGGCGCCGACTGCATTGCCAAGGAGATGCGGTCCGAGCATCTGGAATTGCTGCAAGGCCTGCTCGACCGCGCTGGGGTGACCGGCGTCAAAGCGGCGGAATTCACGCGTTACGGCTCGGCGCGCACGCTCTACAATTTCAACATCGACAACGCCGACGCGTATTGA
- a CDS encoding FMN-binding glutamate synthase family protein has translation MTYRNPPTTPRKSATFDDYTLSEIRRAAATGIYDIRGAGAKRKLPHFDDLLVLGASISRYPLEGYRERCDTGVVLGSRHAKKPIELKIPITIAGMSFGSLSGPAKEALGRGATLSGTSTTTGDGGMTEEERGHSKTLVYQYLPSRYGMNPRDLRRADAIEIVIGQGAKPGGGGMLLGQKISDRVAEMRTLPKGIDQRSASRHPDWTGPDDLEIKILELREITDWEKPIYVKVGGARPYYDTALAVKSGADVVVIDGMQGGTAATQEVFIENVGQPTLACIRPAVQALQDLGMHRKVQLIISGGIRNGADVAKALALGVDAVSIGTAALVALGDNDPRWEAEYNELGTTAGAYDDWHEGRDPAGITTQDPELMERLDPIAAGRRLANYLKVMTLEAQTIARACGKNSLHNLEPEDLVALTIEAAAMAGVPLAGTNWIPGKNGF, from the coding sequence ATGACCTATCGCAACCCGCCGACGACGCCGCGCAAATCAGCGACCTTCGACGACTACACGCTTTCCGAGATCCGCCGCGCCGCGGCGACCGGCATCTATGATATTCGCGGCGCCGGCGCCAAGCGCAAGCTGCCGCATTTCGACGACCTGCTGGTGCTCGGCGCCTCGATCTCGCGCTATCCGCTGGAAGGCTATCGCGAGCGCTGCGACACTGGCGTGGTGCTGGGTTCGCGCCATGCGAAAAAGCCGATCGAGCTGAAAATCCCGATCACCATCGCCGGCATGAGTTTTGGCTCGCTGTCCGGTCCGGCCAAGGAAGCGCTCGGCCGCGGCGCGACGCTGTCGGGCACCTCGACGACGACCGGCGACGGCGGCATGACCGAGGAAGAGCGCGGCCATTCCAAGACGCTGGTCTACCAATATCTGCCGTCGCGTTACGGGATGAACCCGCGCGATTTGCGACGGGCGGATGCGATCGAGATCGTCATCGGCCAGGGCGCCAAGCCCGGCGGCGGCGGCATGCTGCTTGGCCAGAAGATCTCCGACCGTGTCGCCGAAATGCGCACGCTGCCGAAGGGTATCGACCAGCGCTCGGCCTCGCGCCACCCCGACTGGACCGGACCCGACGATCTCGAGATCAAGATCCTGGAACTGCGTGAAATCACCGACTGGGAAAAGCCGATCTACGTCAAGGTCGGCGGCGCGCGGCCCTATTACGACACAGCCCTTGCGGTGAAATCAGGCGCTGATGTCGTCGTGATCGACGGCATGCAGGGCGGCACCGCCGCAACCCAGGAAGTATTCATCGAGAATGTCGGCCAGCCGACGCTTGCCTGCATCAGGCCGGCGGTGCAGGCACTGCAGGATCTCGGCATGCATCGCAAGGTGCAGCTGATCATCTCGGGCGGCATCCGCAATGGCGCCGATGTCGCAAAGGCGCTGGCGCTCGGCGTCGATGCGGTGTCGATCGGCACCGCAGCACTGGTCGCGCTCGGCGACAACGATCCGCGCTGGGAGGCCGAATACAACGAACTCGGCACCACCGCCGGCGCCTATGACGACTGGCATGAGGGGCGCGACCCGGCCGGCATCACCACGCAGGATCCCGAACTGATGGAGCGGCTCGACCCAATCGCCGCCGGGCGACGCCTGGCCAACTACCTGAAGGTGATGACGCTGGAGGCGCAGACGATTGCCCGCGCCTGCGGCAAGAACAGCCTGCACAATCTCGAGCCCGAGGATCTCGTCGCGCTCACGATCGAAGCCGCCGCCATGGCCGGCGTGCCGCTGGCCGGGACCAACTGGATACCGGGGAAGAACGGCTTCTGA
- the glnT gene encoding type III glutamate--ammonia ligase: protein MGNDLAAFAKGNGVKYFMISYTDLFGGQRAKLVPAQAIADMQKDGAGFAGFATWLDLTPAHPDMLAVPDPDSVIQLPWKPEVAWIAATCMMNEKSVEQAPRNTLRRLIAEAAGDDMHVKTGVEAEFFLISPDGKTISDEYDTASKPCYDQQAVMRRYDVIAEICDHMLALGWGPYQNDHEDANGQFEMNWAFDDALATADKHSFFKFMVKSVAEKHGLRATFMPKPFPGLTGNGCHAHISVWDKDGKTNVFADNAMELGLSAKGKNFLGGIMKHASALAAITNPTVNSYKRINAPRTISGATWAPNSVTWTGNNRTHMVRVPGPGRFELRLPDGAANPYLLQAVIIAAGLDGIRSKADPGRRYDIDMYQFGHTVEGAPKLPLNLLDALREFDNDKSLKAALGEEFSSAYLKLKHQEWNSYASHFTQWERDHTLDI, encoded by the coding sequence ATGGGGAACGATCTCGCCGCCTTCGCCAAAGGGAACGGCGTCAAATATTTCATGATTTCCTACACCGACCTGTTCGGTGGGCAGCGCGCCAAGCTGGTTCCGGCGCAAGCCATCGCCGACATGCAGAAGGACGGTGCAGGCTTTGCCGGCTTTGCGACCTGGCTCGACCTGACGCCGGCGCATCCCGACATGCTGGCGGTGCCGGATCCGGATTCGGTCATCCAGCTGCCGTGGAAGCCGGAAGTCGCATGGATTGCTGCCACTTGCATGATGAACGAAAAATCGGTCGAGCAGGCGCCGCGCAACACGCTGAGGCGGCTGATTGCCGAGGCGGCGGGCGACGATATGCATGTCAAGACCGGCGTCGAGGCCGAGTTCTTCCTGATCTCGCCGGACGGCAAGACGATTTCCGACGAATACGACACGGCGTCAAAGCCCTGCTACGACCAGCAGGCGGTGATGCGGCGCTACGATGTCATCGCCGAGATCTGCGACCACATGCTGGCGCTCGGCTGGGGCCCCTACCAGAACGACCATGAGGACGCCAACGGCCAGTTCGAGATGAACTGGGCCTTCGACGATGCACTGGCGACCGCCGACAAGCATTCCTTCTTCAAGTTCATGGTCAAATCTGTTGCAGAAAAGCACGGCCTGCGCGCCACGTTCATGCCAAAACCATTCCCCGGCCTGACCGGCAATGGCTGCCACGCCCACATCTCGGTGTGGGACAAGGACGGCAAGACCAATGTCTTTGCCGACAACGCCATGGAGCTTGGCCTGTCGGCGAAGGGCAAGAATTTTCTCGGCGGCATCATGAAGCATGCCTCAGCACTTGCCGCGATCACCAACCCGACCGTCAATTCCTACAAGCGTATCAATGCGCCGCGCACTATTTCGGGCGCCACCTGGGCGCCGAACTCTGTGACATGGACCGGCAACAACCGCACCCACATGGTGCGCGTGCCCGGCCCCGGACGCTTCGAGCTGCGCCTGCCCGACGGCGCGGCAAACCCTTATCTGCTGCAGGCCGTCATCATCGCCGCCGGCCTCGACGGCATCCGCTCGAAGGCCGATCCCGGCAGGCGCTACGACATCGACATGTACCAGTTCGGTCATACGGTGGAGGGCGCGCCGAAGCTGCCGCTCAACTTGCTCGATGCATTGCGCGAGTTCGACAACGACAAATCGCTCAAGGCGGCGCTGGGTGAGGAATTCTCGTCGGCTTATCTAAAGCTGAAGCACCAGGAATGGAATTCCTATGCTTCCCACTTCACCCAGTGGGAGCGTGACCACACGCTGGATATCTAG